One genomic window of Opitutia bacterium includes the following:
- the rpsA gene encoding 30S ribosomal protein S1 codes for MSSLMEQLLEQSSFDKLKEGTMVPGTITEIRANEVIVDIGGKAEGAIPANEFFDLGELQVGSSIEVLLEKLEDKEGNPVLSYEKAQQKKNWENILTRCNEGSIVSGRVKGKVKGGLLVSIGVDSFLPASHIDIQPPKNLDQYLGQTYDFKVLKINHERKNIVLSRRELIEEQRHNKRRELLEKLQPGQIRKGVVKNITDFGAFIDLDGMDGLLHITDMSWGRIGHPSEMLKQGEEIEVMVIDINREKERVSLGLKQTKNNPWDNIDHKFPVGAKVRGKVVNLVPYGAFIELEPGVEGLVHITEMSWTKRITKPSELLKVGQELDAVVLGIQKEEQKISLGLRQLEPNPWDMVRHNYPVGARVRGKVRNMTTYGAFIELEEGIDGMVHVSDMSWTRKVNHPSEVLKKGDEVDAIVLDVDPNQQRISLGMKQLMTDPWTDIDAHFRIGDVVQGTVSKIANFGAFVELKDGIDGMVHISQIKEDRVEKVKDELKPGQQVTARVVKIDREGRRIGLSIKAANYSAEQLAQETASYEQFTKQSSGSDLTNLGDIFDEAAKKE; via the coding sequence ATGAGTTCGTTAATGGAACAGCTGCTCGAGCAATCCTCCTTCGACAAGTTGAAGGAAGGCACGATGGTCCCGGGCACGATCACGGAAATCCGCGCCAACGAAGTTATCGTCGATATCGGCGGCAAAGCCGAAGGCGCCATCCCGGCCAATGAATTCTTCGACCTCGGCGAGCTGCAAGTCGGCTCCTCGATCGAAGTCCTCCTCGAGAAACTCGAGGACAAGGAGGGCAATCCCGTCCTCTCCTACGAAAAGGCTCAGCAGAAGAAGAACTGGGAAAACATCCTCACGCGCTGCAACGAAGGCTCCATCGTCTCGGGCCGCGTGAAGGGCAAGGTCAAGGGCGGCCTCCTCGTCTCCATCGGCGTGGATTCCTTCCTCCCGGCCTCGCACATCGACATCCAGCCGCCGAAGAACCTCGATCAGTATCTCGGCCAGACCTACGACTTCAAGGTCCTCAAGATTAACCACGAGCGGAAGAACATCGTTCTCTCCCGCCGCGAGCTCATCGAAGAGCAGCGCCACAACAAGCGCCGCGAGCTCCTCGAGAAGCTCCAGCCCGGCCAGATCCGCAAGGGCGTCGTCAAGAACATCACCGACTTCGGCGCGTTCATCGACCTCGACGGCATGGACGGCCTGCTCCACATCACCGACATGTCCTGGGGCCGCATCGGTCACCCGTCCGAAATGCTCAAGCAGGGCGAGGAGATCGAGGTCATGGTCATCGACATCAACCGCGAGAAGGAGCGTGTCTCCCTCGGCCTCAAGCAGACCAAGAACAACCCGTGGGACAACATCGACCACAAGTTCCCGGTCGGCGCCAAGGTCCGCGGCAAGGTCGTCAACCTCGTCCCCTACGGCGCGTTCATCGAACTCGAGCCGGGCGTCGAAGGCCTCGTCCACATCACCGAGATGTCCTGGACCAAGCGCATCACCAAGCCCTCCGAACTGCTCAAGGTCGGTCAGGAACTCGATGCGGTCGTCCTCGGCATCCAGAAGGAAGAGCAGAAAATCTCGCTCGGCCTCCGCCAGCTCGAGCCCAACCCGTGGGACATGGTCCGCCACAACTACCCGGTGGGCGCTCGCGTCCGCGGCAAGGTGCGCAACATGACCACCTACGGCGCCTTCATCGAACTCGAAGAAGGCATCGACGGCATGGTGCACGTCTCCGACATGAGCTGGACCCGCAAGGTCAACCACCCGTCGGAAGTCCTCAAGAAGGGCGACGAAGTCGACGCCATCGTGCTCGACGTCGATCCGAACCAGCAGCGCATCAGCCTCGGCATGAAGCAGCTGATGACCGATCCGTGGACCGACATCGATGCGCACTTCCGCATCGGCGACGTCGTCCAGGGCACCGTCTCGAAGATCGCCAACTTCGGCGCCTTCGTGGAGCTCAAGGACGGCATCGACGGCATGGTGCACATCTCGCAGATCAAGGAAGACCGCGTCGAGAAGGTGAAGGACGAGCTCAAGCCCGGTCAGCAGGTCACCGCGCGCGTCGTGAAGATCGACCGCGAAGGCCGCCGCATCGGCCTCTCGATCAAGGCCGCCAACTACTCGGCCGAACAGCTCGCGCAGGAGACCGCTTCCTACGAGCAGTTCACCAAGCAGAGCAGCGGTTCCGACCTCACGAACCTCGGCGACATCTTCGACGAGGCCGCGAAGAAGGAATAA
- a CDS encoding agmatine deiminase family protein produces the protein MPAEWEPQEAVWLSWPHNYDSWPRQFRPVPYAFARFVTQISRFEEVRINAAERLHKRARRFCEKAGADLSRVTFYDHPTNDAWCRDHGPIFVKNDATGEVALTDWTYNAWGGKYPPFDLDNQIPPSIGAKLGLRRFEHDMVLEGGSIDVNGQGLLLTSEQCLLNKNRNPHLSRTQIEKNLKDFLGVKQILWVGDGIIGDDTDGHIDDITRFYKPDGLITCVEPNENDKNHAILAENLERLKSFRTPAGGKFSIVELPMPKPFAFQRRRVPASYANFLIINGAVLVPTFRQSVRDAQALEIIASCFPGRQTIGVDCYHIIWGLGTLHCLSQQQPAAGKPTAPA, from the coding sequence ATGCCCGCCGAGTGGGAGCCGCAGGAAGCGGTGTGGCTCTCGTGGCCGCATAACTACGACTCGTGGCCGCGGCAGTTCCGCCCGGTGCCGTATGCCTTCGCGCGGTTCGTGACGCAGATCAGCCGGTTCGAGGAGGTGCGCATCAACGCCGCCGAGCGCCTCCACAAGCGTGCCCGCCGCTTCTGCGAAAAGGCCGGCGCGGACCTCTCGCGCGTTACGTTCTACGATCACCCGACGAACGACGCGTGGTGTCGCGACCACGGTCCGATTTTCGTGAAGAACGACGCGACCGGCGAGGTCGCGCTCACCGACTGGACCTACAACGCTTGGGGCGGCAAATACCCGCCGTTCGATCTCGATAACCAGATCCCGCCGAGCATCGGCGCAAAGCTCGGCCTCCGACGCTTCGAGCACGACATGGTTCTCGAAGGCGGCTCGATCGACGTGAACGGGCAGGGCCTCCTCCTCACGAGCGAGCAATGCCTACTGAACAAGAATCGCAACCCGCACCTCTCGCGCACGCAGATCGAGAAAAACCTGAAGGATTTTCTCGGCGTGAAGCAGATTCTCTGGGTCGGCGACGGCATCATTGGCGACGACACCGATGGCCACATCGACGACATCACGCGGTTCTACAAGCCCGACGGACTGATCACCTGCGTCGAGCCGAACGAGAACGACAAGAACCACGCCATCCTCGCCGAGAATCTCGAAAGGTTGAAATCGTTCCGCACGCCGGCCGGCGGCAAGTTCTCGATCGTCGAGCTGCCGATGCCGAAGCCGTTTGCGTTCCAGCGCCGGCGCGTGCCGGCGAGCTACGCGAATTTTCTCATCATCAACGGTGCCGTGCTCGTGCCGACATTCCGGCAGAGCGTGCGCGACGCGCAGGCGCTCGAGATCATCGCGAGTTGCTTCCCCGGACGGCAGACGATCGGCGTCGATTGCTACCACATCATCTGGGGACTCGGCACGCTGCACTGCCTGTCGCAGCAACAGCCGGCGGCCGGCAAGCCCACCGCGCCCGCCTGA
- a CDS encoding response regulator transcription factor produces MCAAPRPLIVVVEDEKELCSLICQHLEDAGMQTQPYDRAAPALRFLERNFANLLLLDLNLPDTTGFELLSTLKQHDIHVPTIFLTGSAAEADKVKGLNMGGDDYITKPFSYAELVARIHAVLRRAESKGDFNLTKNVKTVDQPFEFLGAKVHPDRLEIEFPNNVSHKIGRKELGILAYLNTHRHVVITRKELIHSVWGIHADVRSRSLDQYIVKVRAAFAKNGLTLDSFKTVHGIGYIFEPPAS; encoded by the coding sequence ATGTGCGCCGCTCCCCGCCCCCTGATCGTCGTCGTCGAAGATGAGAAAGAACTCTGCTCGCTGATCTGCCAGCACCTCGAGGACGCGGGCATGCAAACCCAGCCCTACGACCGCGCCGCCCCCGCACTGCGTTTCCTCGAGCGCAATTTCGCCAACCTGCTCCTCCTCGATCTCAACCTTCCCGACACGACCGGCTTCGAACTGCTCTCCACGCTCAAGCAGCACGACATCCACGTCCCCACGATTTTCCTCACCGGCAGCGCCGCCGAGGCCGACAAGGTCAAGGGCCTCAACATGGGCGGCGACGACTACATCACGAAGCCCTTCAGTTACGCCGAACTCGTCGCACGCATCCACGCCGTGCTCCGTCGCGCCGAGTCGAAGGGCGACTTCAATCTCACGAAAAACGTCAAGACGGTCGACCAGCCCTTCGAGTTCCTCGGCGCCAAGGTCCACCCCGACCGCCTCGAAATCGAATTCCCCAACAACGTCTCGCACAAGATCGGCCGCAAGGAACTCGGCATCCTCGCCTACCTGAACACGCATCGCCACGTCGTCATCACGCGCAAGGAGCTCATCCACTCCGTCTGGGGTATCCACGCCGACGTCCGCAGCCGCTCACTCGACCAATACATCGTGAAAGTCCGCGCCGCCTTCGCGAAGAACGGCCTCACGCTCGACAGCTTCAAGACCGTCCACGGCATCGGCTACATCTTCGAGCCACCGGCGAGCTGA
- a CDS encoding carbon-nitrogen hydrolase, whose product MKVTLGLLQHACSAHPAENLKKTLALAEQAAKKGAKIICTQELFRSQYFCQAENHDYFKLAEPIPGPSTAAFQKIAKKHQVVIVASLFEKRASGLYHNTAVIIDADGSLLGIYRKMHIPDDPLYYEKFYFTPGDTGFKAWQTKYGKIGVLICWDQWYPEGARLTAMAGAEILFYPTAIGWHPKEKAEYGANQHGAWETIQRAHAVANGCYVAAVNRIGTETPEGGDGIEFWGQSFVAGTSGQILQKASVDKEEIILQEIDLEKVDLTRTHWPFLRDRRIDAYGDLTKRFRD is encoded by the coding sequence ATGAAAGTCACGCTGGGTCTGCTCCAACACGCCTGCTCCGCCCATCCGGCGGAGAATCTCAAGAAGACGCTCGCGCTCGCCGAACAGGCGGCGAAGAAGGGCGCGAAGATCATTTGCACCCAGGAGCTGTTCCGCTCGCAGTATTTCTGCCAGGCGGAGAACCACGATTACTTCAAGCTGGCCGAGCCGATCCCCGGGCCGAGCACGGCGGCGTTCCAGAAGATCGCGAAGAAGCATCAGGTCGTGATCGTCGCGTCGCTGTTCGAGAAGCGCGCCAGCGGCCTCTACCACAACACGGCGGTGATCATCGACGCGGACGGCTCGTTGCTCGGCATCTACCGGAAAATGCACATCCCGGACGATCCGCTCTACTACGAGAAGTTCTATTTCACGCCGGGCGACACGGGCTTCAAGGCGTGGCAGACGAAATACGGCAAGATCGGCGTGCTGATTTGCTGGGACCAATGGTATCCGGAAGGCGCGCGCCTCACGGCGATGGCGGGCGCGGAGATACTTTTTTATCCGACGGCGATCGGCTGGCATCCGAAGGAAAAGGCCGAATACGGCGCGAATCAGCACGGCGCGTGGGAAACGATCCAGCGCGCGCACGCGGTCGCGAACGGCTGCTACGTTGCCGCGGTGAATCGCATCGGCACCGAGACCCCCGAGGGCGGCGACGGCATCGAATTCTGGGGCCAGAGTTTCGTGGCCGGCACCAGCGGCCAGATCCTCCAGAAGGCGAGCGTCGATAAGGAGGAAATCATCCTCCAGGAAATCGACCTCGAAAAAGTCGACCTCACGCGCACCCACTGGCCGTTCCTGCGCGACCGCCGCATCGACGCTTACGGCGATCTGACGAAACGTTTCCGCGACTGA
- a CDS encoding 5'-3' exonuclease produces MAKWLLLDGYNLAFRAFYGMPELTRADGFPTGALHGWVKSIWRLQDQEKPDFTLCFFDLGGAQDRLALHPEYKANRKETPEPLEKQIPVIKEITRAMGLVGIELDGVESDDLLASQAHVLAAAGHEVLIVSADKDFAQCVNERIKILLPPPTANPKLGWRVLDAAGVVEKFGVPPAKIAEYLAIVGDVSDNIPGIDGCGPKTATKWLEEHGSLEGLIAAAATLKPERFREQVAARAEDLRRNLKLTTLRTSSPMPWVEPGEPDTAKLLPLFESMEMRSTLVEAQKRYTGQQELF; encoded by the coding sequence ATGGCGAAATGGCTGCTGCTGGATGGCTACAACCTCGCGTTCCGCGCGTTCTACGGGATGCCGGAGCTGACGCGCGCGGACGGGTTTCCGACGGGCGCGTTGCACGGCTGGGTGAAGAGCATCTGGCGGCTGCAGGATCAGGAGAAGCCGGACTTCACGCTGTGCTTCTTCGATCTCGGCGGCGCGCAGGACCGGCTGGCGCTGCATCCGGAATACAAAGCGAACCGCAAGGAGACGCCGGAACCGCTCGAGAAGCAGATTCCGGTGATCAAGGAGATCACCCGGGCGATGGGCTTGGTCGGCATCGAGCTCGACGGCGTGGAGTCGGACGACTTGCTGGCGTCGCAGGCGCACGTGCTGGCGGCGGCCGGGCACGAGGTGTTGATCGTGAGCGCCGACAAGGATTTCGCGCAGTGCGTGAATGAGCGGATCAAGATCCTGCTGCCTCCGCCGACCGCGAACCCGAAGCTCGGCTGGCGCGTGCTCGACGCGGCCGGGGTGGTGGAGAAGTTTGGCGTGCCGCCGGCGAAGATCGCGGAGTATCTCGCGATCGTCGGCGACGTGTCGGACAACATTCCCGGCATCGACGGCTGCGGACCGAAGACGGCGACGAAGTGGCTGGAGGAGCACGGCTCGCTCGAAGGCCTGATCGCGGCGGCGGCGACGCTGAAGCCGGAACGGTTCCGCGAGCAGGTCGCGGCGCGCGCGGAGGATTTGCGGCGGAACCTGAAGCTGACGACGCTGCGCACGAGTTCGCCGATGCCGTGGGTGGAGCCGGGCGAGCCGGACACCGCGAAGCTGCTTCCGCTGTTCGAATCGATGGAGATGCGCTCGACGCTGGTGGAAGCGCAGAAGCGCTACACGGGGCAGCAGGAGTTGTTCTGA
- a CDS encoding four helix bundle protein, protein MLIRQFTELDVYRRSSELAERIFVLSKRWPPEERYSLTDQIRRAARSVGANIAESWGKRRYEAHFVSKLTDADAENHEIEHWLITAHRDGYLTSSDFAALLAIKREVGARIGKMIQNPAPFLLK, encoded by the coding sequence ATGCTCATTCGTCAATTCACCGAGCTGGACGTGTATCGGCGGTCGAGCGAACTCGCCGAGAGAATTTTCGTCCTGAGCAAGCGCTGGCCGCCCGAAGAACGCTATTCGCTCACTGACCAGATTCGCCGCGCCGCTCGCTCGGTTGGTGCAAACATCGCCGAGTCTTGGGGAAAGCGCCGTTACGAGGCGCACTTCGTCAGCAAGCTAACCGACGCCGACGCAGAGAACCACGAAATCGAACACTGGTTGATCACTGCTCACCGGGACGGATACCTCACGTCGTCCGATTTCGCCGCGCTCCTCGCGATCAAACGCGAGGTTGGCGCCAGAATCGGCAAGATGATCCAGAACCCCGCCCCGTTTTTGCTGAAATAA
- the trpE gene encoding anthranilate synthase component I, with translation MRVAPSRSEFLALSQRGNVIPVTAELLADLETPVSAFAKLRTRGPAFLLESVEGGEHLSRYSFVGCNPRKIISAQAGDGDPLQQLEREMKQYRPVELPGLPPFTGGAVGYLGYEFIHGVERTVPLAARDDLGVPMMWFMLCDSLVVFDRARQTLRLIVNAHITADAGAAYDAAVAEIDRLRTVLRAPCPIAPAELGEVDGIAVPPGNHSKASFEKMVEDSKEFIRAGDIFQIVLSQRFTRDFAKTPLDLYRALRTVNPSPYMFILETGEFSLVGASPEVHVRLTGRHAEIRPIAGTRPRGKTPDEDVALEKDLLADEKEKAEHLMLVDLARNDFGRVCSYGSVKVPEFMTIERYSHVMHIVSQVEGQLAPERSAFDLMRATFPAGTVSGAPKVRAMQLIAQFEGTQRGTYAGALGYFSYNGNLDSCITLRTALLKDGRVHVQTGAGLVADSVPAAEYQETINKASALFKAIALAEKI, from the coding sequence ATGCGCGTCGCCCCTTCCCGCTCCGAATTCCTCGCGCTCAGCCAGCGCGGCAACGTCATCCCGGTTACCGCCGAATTGCTCGCGGATCTCGAGACTCCAGTCTCGGCGTTCGCCAAGCTCCGCACGAGGGGCCCGGCGTTCCTCCTCGAATCCGTCGAAGGCGGCGAGCACCTCTCGCGCTACAGCTTCGTCGGCTGCAACCCGCGCAAGATCATCTCGGCGCAAGCCGGCGACGGCGACCCGTTGCAGCAACTCGAGCGCGAGATGAAGCAATACCGTCCCGTCGAATTGCCCGGACTGCCGCCCTTCACCGGCGGCGCGGTCGGTTACCTCGGCTACGAATTCATCCACGGCGTCGAACGCACAGTGCCGCTCGCCGCTCGCGACGACCTCGGCGTGCCGATGATGTGGTTCATGCTCTGCGACTCGCTCGTGGTGTTCGACCGCGCGCGCCAGACGCTGCGCTTGATCGTCAACGCCCACATCACCGCCGACGCGGGTGCCGCCTACGATGCCGCCGTGGCGGAGATCGACCGCCTACGCACGGTCCTGCGGGCCCCCTGCCCGATCGCTCCGGCCGAACTGGGCGAGGTCGACGGCATCGCTGTTCCTCCCGGCAATCATTCGAAAGCCAGCTTTGAGAAAATGGTCGAGGACTCGAAGGAGTTCATCCGCGCCGGCGATATCTTTCAGATCGTCCTTTCGCAGCGCTTCACGCGCGACTTCGCCAAGACCCCGCTCGATCTCTACCGCGCACTGCGGACGGTCAATCCCTCGCCCTACATGTTCATCCTGGAGACGGGCGAGTTCTCGCTCGTTGGCGCCTCGCCCGAAGTGCACGTGCGCCTCACGGGACGGCACGCGGAAATCCGCCCAATCGCCGGCACCCGTCCGCGCGGCAAGACCCCCGACGAAGACGTCGCGCTCGAAAAGGACCTGCTCGCCGATGAAAAGGAAAAGGCCGAGCACCTGATGCTGGTCGACCTCGCGCGCAACGACTTTGGCCGCGTTTGCAGTTACGGCAGCGTGAAGGTGCCCGAATTCATGACCATCGAGCGCTACTCCCACGTGATGCACATCGTGTCACAGGTGGAGGGACAACTTGCGCCAGAACGTTCCGCTTTCGACCTCATGCGGGCAACTTTCCCGGCCGGCACCGTCAGCGGCGCCCCCAAGGTCCGAGCCATGCAGCTGATCGCCCAATTCGAGGGCACCCAACGTGGCACTTACGCCGGCGCGCTCGGGTATTTCAGCTACAACGGTAATCTGGATTCCTGCATAACTCTGCGCACGGCATTGCTTAAGGATGGTAGAGTTCACGTCCAAACGGGAGCCGGGCTCGTGGCCGATTCGGTGCCTGCGGCCGAATATCAGGAGACGATCAACAAGGCCTCGGCCCTCTTCAAAGCCATCGCATTGGCCGAGAAAATCTAG
- a CDS encoding RNA polymerase sigma factor RpoD/SigA — MPNRKKLHHAAPAVEQTASARVQTVSIPSVDEGLTVRPEIKPAPTAAQSEFDKASPVDRRDERSNLQLYLNEIRQTPLLTIEEEIKLAARIKRGDKAARDHMIKANLRLVVKIAYDYKEMGLPLMDLISEGNLGLIKAVERFDPAKGGKLSTYAAWWIKQSMKRALANQSKTIRLPVHLVDKIARMRRTIAALTDEFGREPTNEEIAYEMQMPINKIALLKTVSVRPASLDAPVGEDSDSATLGDLVGDESTIAPDADLGERNLHEDLRAMVNSLDPREAEIIKLRFGLDGKDELTLEEVGKKFKVTRERIRQLEYLALSKIRRHMAKHDKQRTVDEIDQETRAEERAQTIRDYLARNGKTND, encoded by the coding sequence ATGCCCAATCGCAAAAAGCTTCACCACGCTGCGCCGGCTGTCGAACAAACCGCCTCCGCGCGCGTCCAGACTGTTTCCATTCCGTCCGTCGACGAAGGTCTGACGGTCCGTCCCGAAATCAAACCGGCCCCGACCGCGGCCCAGTCCGAGTTCGACAAGGCCTCGCCCGTCGATCGCCGCGATGAGCGCTCGAATCTCCAGCTCTATCTCAACGAGATTCGCCAGACGCCGCTCCTTACCATCGAGGAGGAGATCAAGCTCGCCGCCCGCATCAAGCGCGGCGACAAGGCGGCCCGCGACCACATGATCAAGGCGAACCTCCGCCTCGTCGTGAAGATCGCCTACGACTACAAGGAAATGGGCCTCCCGCTCATGGACCTCATTTCCGAAGGCAATCTCGGCCTCATCAAGGCCGTCGAGCGCTTCGACCCCGCCAAGGGCGGCAAGCTCTCCACCTACGCCGCGTGGTGGATCAAGCAGTCGATGAAGCGCGCCTTGGCCAACCAGTCCAAGACCATCCGCCTCCCCGTTCACCTCGTCGACAAGATCGCCCGCATGCGCCGCACGATCGCGGCTCTCACGGACGAGTTCGGCCGCGAGCCGACGAACGAGGAGATCGCTTACGAGATGCAGATGCCGATCAACAAGATCGCCCTGCTCAAGACCGTCAGCGTCCGCCCGGCCTCGCTCGATGCGCCGGTCGGCGAGGACAGCGATTCCGCCACGCTCGGCGACCTCGTCGGCGACGAGAGCACGATCGCCCCCGATGCCGATCTCGGTGAGCGCAACCTCCACGAAGATCTCCGCGCCATGGTCAACTCCCTCGATCCGCGCGAGGCCGAGATCATCAAACTCCGCTTCGGCCTCGACGGAAAAGACGAGCTGACCCTGGAGGAAGTCGGCAAGAAATTCAAAGTCACCCGCGAGCGTATCCGCCAGCTCGAGTATCTCGCGCTCTCGAAGATCCGCCGCCATATGGCGAAGCACGACAAGCAGCGGACGGTCGACGAGATCGATCAGGAAACCCGCGCCGAGGAACGCGCCCAGACCATCCGCGACTACCTCGCGCGCAACGGCAAGACCAACGACTGA
- a CDS encoding type II and III secretion system protein encodes MRRIAADTVDRNVDRTQTSAQLLNEVARAWQRPGVYKEPPPGAALGDGPSPLLEKLNKIILPNVNFSGMELGRVMTTLSVVSEEFDQSGTTPKGVNIVLLDPTGANPVVNNINLRNLSLKRVLDLVTQSVGYQYEVQADAVIVRSGGEQTTLDTQFFPVSRSTVLRMTGRGGEVNGGGSDPLAGGAKAAAASSSTNVEGEGQSIRNFLQLAGVSFEGTPGSTLAFDGSQLIVTQTGRNLERIRNILARYSDVRQVEIEAKFMEVQDGALEELGVNWSVATKASARRDTGATVGTYTTSNRSIGQAFTNSIAGTSGAINRAETAGTTQTNVSSSSSFVRDPTNSFDIEGSSSSSTTTTTTPPTTALNVPIINNAPSIPGTNNIGIGANPLAAITGVLGEFNVSAVIRALSQRSGTELLSAPKLTVLSGNPATITVAQELRYPQSYGQVQSQVGTGSASGGGSAGVTITAGTPQEFTTRNIGVELKVTPTVEEDDYSISLDLNPKVTEFEGFVEYGGQSVAVSGSTTVTVPSGFYQPIFAVRELTTKVTIWDGATLVMGGLTREDTRKTNDKVPVIGNLPVLGRLFRSNGESAQKRNLLIFVTANLVSPGGSLKKQAVRGAPVGTIFQNPTIVTPAGAAGREAKK; translated from the coding sequence ATGCGGCGCATCGCCGCCGACACGGTCGACCGCAACGTCGACCGCACGCAGACCAGCGCGCAGTTGCTCAACGAAGTCGCGCGCGCGTGGCAGCGCCCCGGCGTCTACAAGGAGCCGCCGCCTGGCGCCGCGCTCGGCGACGGCCCGTCGCCGCTGCTCGAGAAGCTCAACAAAATCATCCTCCCGAACGTGAATTTCAGCGGCATGGAGCTCGGCCGCGTCATGACGACGCTCAGCGTCGTTTCCGAGGAGTTCGATCAGAGCGGCACCACGCCGAAGGGCGTGAACATCGTGTTGCTCGACCCGACCGGCGCGAACCCGGTCGTGAACAACATCAATCTCCGCAACCTCTCGCTGAAGCGTGTGCTCGATCTCGTGACGCAGTCCGTCGGCTACCAATACGAGGTGCAGGCCGACGCCGTCATCGTGCGCTCCGGCGGCGAGCAGACGACGCTCGACACGCAGTTTTTCCCCGTATCGCGCTCGACCGTGCTGCGCATGACCGGGCGCGGCGGCGAAGTGAACGGCGGCGGCAGCGATCCGCTCGCAGGCGGTGCGAAGGCGGCGGCCGCGTCTTCCTCGACGAATGTGGAAGGCGAGGGGCAATCGATCCGCAACTTTCTCCAACTCGCCGGCGTGAGTTTCGAAGGCACGCCCGGCAGCACACTCGCGTTCGACGGTTCGCAGCTGATCGTCACGCAGACCGGCCGCAACTTGGAGCGCATTCGCAACATCCTCGCGCGCTACAGCGACGTGCGGCAGGTCGAGATCGAGGCGAAGTTCATGGAAGTGCAGGACGGCGCGCTCGAGGAGCTCGGCGTGAATTGGAGCGTCGCGACAAAAGCTTCGGCGCGACGTGATACAGGGGCAACGGTAGGCACGTATACGACCAGTAATCGCTCCATCGGGCAGGCGTTCACCAACTCTATTGCTGGCACGAGCGGGGCAATCAACCGAGCTGAGACTGCTGGAACAACGCAGACAAACGTGTCCTCTTCTTCGTCTTTTGTCCGAGATCCGACGAACTCGTTCGACATCGAGGGTTCGTCGTCGTCGTCCACCACGACGACAACAACACCGCCGACAACGGCATTGAATGTGCCGATCATCAATAACGCGCCTTCAATTCCAGGAACCAATAACATTGGTATTGGAGCCAATCCTCTGGCGGCCATCACCGGCGTTTTGGGTGAATTCAACGTGAGTGCCGTGATTCGTGCGCTCTCCCAGCGCAGCGGCACGGAGCTGCTCAGCGCGCCGAAGCTCACGGTGCTGTCCGGCAATCCCGCGACGATCACGGTCGCGCAGGAGCTGCGTTACCCGCAGTCGTATGGCCAGGTGCAAAGCCAGGTCGGCACCGGCAGCGCGAGCGGCGGCGGCTCGGCGGGCGTCACGATCACGGCCGGCACGCCGCAGGAATTCACGACGCGCAACATTGGCGTGGAACTGAAGGTGACGCCGACCGTCGAGGAGGACGATTACAGCATCAGTCTCGACCTGAACCCGAAGGTGACGGAGTTCGAGGGCTTCGTCGAATACGGCGGCCAGAGCGTCGCGGTCTCGGGCAGCACGACGGTGACGGTGCCGTCGGGCTTCTATCAGCCGATCTTCGCGGTGCGCGAGTTGACGACGAAGGTGACGATCTGGGACGGCGCGACGCTCGTCATGGGCGGACTCACGCGCGAGGACACGCGCAAGACAAACGACAAGGTGCCGGTGATCGGCAACCTGCCGGTGCTCGGGCGTCTTTTCCGCAGCAACGGCGAGAGCGCGCAGAAGCGCAATCTGCTCATCTTCGTGACAGCGAATCTCGTCAGCCCCGGCGGCTCGCTCAAGAAGCAGGCCGTGCGCGGCGCGCCGGTCGGCACGATTTTCCAGAACCCCACCATCGTCACGCCCGCCGGCGCCGCGGGGCGCGAGGCGAAGAAGTAG